One part of the Rutidosis leptorrhynchoides isolate AG116_Rl617_1_P2 chromosome 1, CSIRO_AGI_Rlap_v1, whole genome shotgun sequence genome encodes these proteins:
- the LOC139867397 gene encoding uncharacterized protein has product MKSEENKSIIVVAEEHDSSLTQSEEVVIPIRKVEEEIFTTETQNGNNWKKQNLFLEIPSRTSLASSSQEHVQVKIAPTTNPIPKKVNFNLTPSSPSEIKPNASSATNSTKTKSAKKSLLPKFMNKNTIQDTEKTNSNIAPAASSFITPDEKPSIPRSWSLTKMFTPQRTSSLPVTPIAQSDQESVLGNSGGSLNLETKVQGHIARSRSVPVLNEDISLKRMDSFFRVIPSTPRMKDSDTVSPTPSPTHDTVNEEGGGEDIPEDEAVCRICLVELCEGGETLKMECSCKGELALAHKDCAVKWFSIKGNKTCDVCHQDVQNLPVTLLRIQSIVRNRNIGASRSHLEINAYGDVYRVWQEVPILVIVSMLAYFCFIEQLLVGNMGTSAIALSLPFSCVLGLLSSMTSSTMVRRRFVWLYSLIQFAFVVIFAHIFYSVVSINQHINRSQLFHHENTLIIQLSCPLSPG; this is encoded by the exons ATGAAATCTGAAGAGAATAAAAGCATCATAGTTGTAGCTGAAGAGCATGATTCAAGTTTAACACAAAGTGAAGAAGTAGTCATACCAATTCGCAAG GTTGAAGAAGAGATTTTTACTACAGAAACACAAAATGGGAATAACTGGAAGAAACAAAATCTGTTTTTGGAGATACCATCAAGAACATCACTAGCTTCTTCATCTCAAGAACATGTTCAAGTCAAAATTGCGCCAACAACAAATCCAATTCCTAAAAAAGTCAACTTTAATCTTACACCAAGTAGTCCATCAGAGATTAAACCAAATGCATCTTCAGCTACAAACTCAACAAAAACTAAATCAGCAAAAAAAAGTCTACTACCAAAATTTATGAACAAAAACACAATTCAAGATACAGAAAAGACCAATAGTAATATTGCTCCAGCAGCTTCATCTTTTATAACACCGGACGAAAAACCTTCAATCCCGAGATCATGGTCACTTACCAAAATGTTTACTCCTCAAAGGACATCGTCTCTACCTGTCACCCCGATTGCGCAATCAGATCAAGAATCTGTACTCGGAAACTCGGGTGGTTCCCTTAACTTGGAG ACTAAAGTCCAGGGGCATATAGCTCGCTCACGTTCAGTCCCAGTTCTCaacgaagacataagtctcaagcGAATGGATTCGTTTTTCCGAGTGATTCCATCAACTCCACGAATGAAAGATTCGGATACTGTTTCCCCAACCCCTTCTCCAACTCATGACACGG ttaatgaagAAGGGGGTGGTGAAGATATACCAGAAGATGAAGCTGTTTGCAGGATATGTTTGGTTGAATTATGCGAAGGTGGTGAAACCTTGAAAATGGAATGCAGCTGCAAAGGCGAACTTGCGTTAGCTCACAAAGATTGTGCTGTAAAATGGTTTAGCATTAAAGGTAATAAGACTTGTGACGTTTGTCATCAAGACGTCCAGAACCTACCTGTTACACTTTTAAGGATTCAGAGTATTGTCAGAAACCGAAACATTGGTGCAAGTAGATCACATTTGGAAATAAACGCATACGG TGATGTATACAGGGTATGGCAAGAAGTGCCCATATTAGTTATTGTAAGCATGTTGGCCTACTTCTGTTTTATTGAACAGCTTCTG GTTGGGAACATGGGTACGAGTGCAATTGCGCTATCTCTTCCGTTTTCATGCGTTTTAGGTCTTCTTTCATCTATGACTTCTTCAACAATGG TGAGAAGAAGATTTGTGTGGTTATACTCATTGATTCAGTTCGCATTTGTTGTAATCTTCGCACATATTTTCTACTCGGTGGTAAGCATTAACCAGCACATTAATCGTAGCCAATTATTTCATCATGAAAACACGCTCATTATCCAGTTATCTTGTCCATTGTCTCCAGGTTAA
- the LOC139892568 gene encoding uncharacterized protein: protein MRNNLIPQKIGIFIWRVVKGRIAVKTELEKRGIVLDTLLCPMCNNVPESIDHAILSCKTAQEVWEGIHKWWKINLPSHITLEELLGGSNYVNFSGKISKIWQAITWSASYIIWKNRNQKVFKNDSWSSSKIICEVQVKTYEWISNRSRNIHKDWLHWLLDPINLGFPDINNRDPG from the coding sequence ATGCGTAACAACTTGATCCCACAAAAAATCGGGATATTCATTTGGCGGGTAGTAAAAGGAAGGATCGCGGTCAAAACGGAACTTGAGAAACGTGGGATTGTTTTGGATACATTATTATGCCCAATGTGTAATAATGTTCCCGAATCAATTGACCACGCTATTCTTTCATGTAAAACTGCTCAAGAAGTATGGGAGGGTATTCATAAATGGTGGAAAATTAACTTGCCTTCGCACATCACTCTGGAAGAGTTGCTTGGAGGATCTAATTATGTGAACTTTTCGGGTAAAATCTCCAAAATTTGGCAAGCAATCACTTGGTCGGCGAGCTACATCATTTGGAAAAACAGGAATCAAAAAGTCTTTAAGAATGATTCATGGTCTTCATCAAAAATCATATGCGAGGTTCAAGTCAAAACTTATGAATGGATTAGCAATCGATCGAGAAATATACACAAAGATTGGCTTCATTGGCTTCTTGATCCGATCAACTTAGGTTTTCCGGACATCAATAACCGAGATCCTGGTTGA
- the LOC139892607 gene encoding uncharacterized protein → MSLNIRGVGQDGKLNWLQKLCRMEKPWILCLQETKSGEIEDRWFHKFWGSVDYKYIEKYAEGFSGGMITIWDSNIFNVNQAVEGEYLLAIKGHFQGYDTEVAVVNVYGPHTTAKKIRCWSGLESLLSYGDIPWIICGDFNDVREPSERFNSVFKQNWAGMFNQFINNNCLIEIPLGGKKYTRICDNGVKFSKLDRFLISEETQLIWPNLSATTLDKHLSDHCSIILRNGSKDFGPKPTLVFNEWLRLEEAEKVIIEAWNIPATSVWPDCVFRDKLKNVKVSLKRHSSSLNNLEEQILQHSKAASE, encoded by the coding sequence ATGTCACTGAATATTAGAGGCGTGGGTCAGGATGGTAAGCTAAATTGGTTACAGAAACTGTGTCGAATGGAAAAACCTTGGATATTATGTCTACAGGAAACTAAAAGTGGTGAAATTGAGGATCGATGGTTTCATAAGTTCTGGGGTTCGGTAGATTACAAATACATTGAAAAATATGCTGAAGGTTTTTCGGGGGGCATGATCACAATATGGGATTCAAACATCTTCAATGTTAACCAAGCCGTCGAGGGGGAATACTTATTGGCGATAAAAGGACATTTTCAAGGATATGACACGGAGGTGGCAGTGGTAAATGTTTATGGACCACACACTACGGCCAAAAAAATTAGATGCTGGAGTGGTTTAGAATCGTTGTTGAGTTATGGCGATATTCCATGGATCATATGTGGGGATTTTAACGACGTTCGGGAGCCATCTGAAAGATTCAATTCGGTCTTCAAACAAAATTGGGCCGGCATGTTCAATCAATTTATAAACAACAATTGCCTAATAGAAATCCCGTTAGGTGGAAAGAAATACACTCGGATTTGTGATAACGGAGTAAAGTTCAGTAAGCTCGATCGCTTTTTGATATCGGAAGAAACACAGCTTATTTGGCCAAACTTGTCCGCCACTACACTCGACAAACACTTATCAGATCATTGCTCCATAATACTTCGAAACGGTTCCAAAGATTTCGGCCCCAAACCGACACTTGTGTTTAACGAATGGCTACGGCTAGAAGAGGCTGAGAAGGTCATTATCGAAGCGTGGAACATACCGGCAACAAGTGTTTGGCCTGATTGTGTGTTTAGAGATAAGCTCAAAAACGTCAAAGTCAGCCTAAAAAGACATAGTTCATCCCTTAACAACCTGGAAGAGCAGATCTTACAGCACTCAAAGGCAGCGTCTGAATAG
- the LOC139892634 gene encoding uncharacterized protein, producing the protein MVDEMLLQNSSLGSETHRINLLPQKLEVFIWRAHRNRLPVRVELDKKGIDLDSVRCPVCDDVLETLDHVLLNCNFAQDVWIRLYRWWGLSFPSGINIQELLQGNEPSFSKSSMLRKIWQAVIWVGAYKIWKNRNNKLFKGTNWMASMLFQEIQVNSFEWIANRSKRTSLNWLQRISELGNIQVAVDPG; encoded by the coding sequence ATGGTGGATGAGATGTTGCTGCAAAATTCGAGTCTAGGATCAGAAACTCATCGTATCAATCTGCTACCTCAAAAGTTAGAAGTGTTTATTTGGCGAGCTCATAGAAATCGGTTACCGGTAAGAGTGGAATTAGATAAAAAAGGAATAGACCTAGACTCCGTTAGATGTCCGGTTTGTGATGACGTGTTGGAAACTTTAGATCATGTGTTGCTTAACTGCAACTTTGCTCAAGACGTGTGGATTCGGTTATATCGTTGGTGGGGACTGTCATTTCCTTCGGGTATTAACATCCAGGAGCTTCTTCAAGGTAATGAACCATCCTTCTCGAAATCCTCCATGCTACGGAAGATATGGCAAGCGGTAATATGGGTTGGTGCATACAAAATTTGGAAAAACCGAAACAATAAACTTTTCAAAGGAACTAATTGGATGGCTTCAATGTTATTTCAAGAAATCCAAGTAAATAGCTTCGAGTGGATCGCAAATCGCTCAAAGAGAACGTCGTTGAATTGGTTACAACGGATCTCGGAGCTAGGCAACATCCAAGTGGCTGTCGATCCGGGTTGA